A single region of the Candidatus Methylomirabilota bacterium genome encodes:
- a CDS encoding cobalamin B12-binding domain-containing protein has translation MSERKIRLVVAKPGLDGHDRGAKIVARALRDAGFEVIYTGLHQTPEQIVATAIQEDADAVGLSVLSGAHNYLFKRVLELLREKGAEDIAVFGGGIIPADDIAALKAMGVKELFTPGTSTQDIIRFVRDNIRATV, from the coding sequence ATGAGCGAACGAAAGATCCGTCTCGTAGTCGCCAAACCGGGGCTGGACGGACATGATCGCGGCGCCAAGATCGTCGCGCGCGCGCTCCGCGACGCTGGCTTCGAGGTCATCTATACCGGCCTCCATCAGACGCCGGAGCAGATCGTGGCCACCGCCATCCAGGAAGACGCCGACGCGGTCGGGCTCTCCGTCCTCTCGGGCGCCCACAACTACCTCTTCAAGCGCGTCCTGGAATTGCTCCGCGAAAAAGGCGCGGAAGACATCGCGGTCTTCGGCGGCGGCATCATCCCGGCCGACGACATCGCGGCCCTCAAGGCCATGGGCGTGAAAGAGCTCTTCACCCCCGGCACCTCGACCCAGGACATCATCCGCTTCGTCCGCGACAACATCCGAG